The window AAGAGTTCACGCTATGCGTTTCGTCGCCATTTTACGCAACATGCTGGTTTTCGGTATGTGGTAGGTGAGGGTGAAAACGAGAGCAAAAAATATGAAAATATAGCGCAGATGTTTGATGGGTGGAAAAAACGGTATGGATGAGTTTCGTTTCATTGACCGCTCTACTACCAATGCCGAAAAATATACCCTGCGCGAGAAGCTTTTCGGAGTGAATGAGGTGCAGCCTCTGTGGGTTGCCGATATGGATTTTGCAACTCCGAAATGTGTTTTAGATGCGGTGAGTGAGCGGTTAAAACATCCGATAATCGGGTATGAGATACTGCCTTCCTCTGCTTACGAAGCACAAATCGAGTGGTTTAAAGAGCATCATGATTTTGTGATGGAGCGGGAGTGGTTGAGCTACTCTCCATCGGTTGTTGCTTCACTGGGGTGTGCGATACGTGCATTGAGTGAGGTAGATGATGAGGTGATCGTGATGGATCCCGTCTATCCCCCATTTTACTCGATGGTGCGGGATAATCATCGTCGTTTGATTCTTCATCCGTTGCACCAAGATGATGAAGGTGTTTACCGCTTTGACATTGAAAAGTTACGCTCTCAAATCACCTCGAAAACCAAACTCTTAGTCCTCTGTTCACCGCATAATCCGATAGGACGTGTATGGTCACGTGAGGAGTTGGTTGAATTAAGCGGCTTGTGTTTGGAATATGGCATTGTGATTATCAGCGATGAGATACATTGTGATTTGGTTTACCCTGAACACAAACATATCCCGATAGCCTCTCTCTCATCTGATGTGTGTAATGCGACCGTTACCCTTATGGGGAGTGGTAAAACCTTTAATATGGCGGGATTTTCGATTTCGACGGTGTGTATTGCTGATGAAACGATGCGAAAACGCTATGCTGAAGAGCAACACCGTCTCCATTGGGGTGATGGTGCACTCCTCTCTCATGTGGCGTTTGAAGCGGCCTATCGGCACGGTGGTGAGTGGCATCAAAAACTGCTATATCGTTTGGATGAAAACCGTCAAAAAGTGGTACGTGCGTTTGAAAATACGGAAATAAGAGTAAATGCCCCGCAAGCAACCTATCTGGCATGGCTTGATTGTCGTGCACTGGGGATGGGTAATCGGGCATTACGGGAGTTTTTTGTGCAACAAGCGGGGGTAGGGTTGAGTGCAGGGATCAGTTTCGGACGGGAAGGATCTGGCTTTATGCGTCTGAACTTTGCCCTCTCCTTTGAAATGCTGGAGCGTGCATTGGAGAAAATTACCCACGCACTAGAAAATTTGGAGC of the Sulfuricurvum sp. genome contains:
- a CDS encoding PatB family C-S lyase is translated as MGGKNGMDEFRFIDRSTTNAEKYTLREKLFGVNEVQPLWVADMDFATPKCVLDAVSERLKHPIIGYEILPSSAYEAQIEWFKEHHDFVMEREWLSYSPSVVASLGCAIRALSEVDDEVIVMDPVYPPFYSMVRDNHRRLILHPLHQDDEGVYRFDIEKLRSQITSKTKLLVLCSPHNPIGRVWSREELVELSGLCLEYGIVIISDEIHCDLVYPEHKHIPIASLSSDVCNATVTLMGSGKTFNMAGFSISTVCIADETMRKRYAEEQHRLHWGDGALLSHVAFEAAYRHGGEWHQKLLYRLDENRQKVVRAFENTEIRVNAPQATYLAWLDCRALGMGNRALREFFVQQAGVGLSAGISFGREGSGFMRLNFALSFEMLERALEKITHALENLER